Proteins encoded within one genomic window of Jiangella mangrovi:
- a CDS encoding MFS transporter has protein sequence MTGYRRFAAATSLTTAGDGVFAAAVPLLAATLTRDPRLVSVVAAATSLPWLLFSLPAGALVDRNDRARMMGRGVAVQAAVAAVVAVLAASERLGVGGLAALAFGLGACQVAVGTAAQALLPSLVAAERLPSANGYQQTIAVVGQQFLGPPAGSLLFAVAAGLPFGAYAVVLTVAAALLATLAARGDRGRPQRTPSSLRAEIGAGLRWLAAHRLLRTLTLLAAVNTFCFQLGNATLVLLATTELGVSARGFGLLLATAAAGSLAGGLGGPWLLRRLGDRAVLLAALVLNAVAVGAMGLAPDAAVLGVLLATTGLGVTLWNLVSIGLRQRLVPADLLGRVMGVHRLVSWGLIPAGALLSGVVAHAWGLRAPYPLAGAVRAVALLVALPTLVAAFRDPRG, from the coding sequence ATGACGGGCTACCGCCGGTTCGCGGCCGCGACGAGTCTGACCACCGCCGGCGACGGTGTGTTCGCGGCGGCCGTGCCGCTGCTGGCGGCCACGCTGACCCGCGACCCGCGGCTGGTCTCGGTCGTCGCGGCGGCGACCTCGCTGCCGTGGCTGCTGTTCTCGCTGCCGGCCGGCGCCCTGGTGGACCGCAACGACCGGGCACGGATGATGGGCCGCGGCGTCGCGGTGCAGGCGGCGGTCGCGGCCGTGGTCGCGGTGCTCGCGGCGTCGGAGCGGCTGGGGGTGGGCGGGCTGGCGGCGCTGGCGTTCGGGCTGGGCGCGTGCCAGGTGGCGGTGGGGACGGCGGCGCAGGCCCTGCTGCCGTCGCTGGTCGCCGCCGAGCGGCTGCCGTCGGCCAACGGCTACCAGCAGACGATCGCCGTCGTCGGGCAGCAGTTCCTCGGCCCGCCGGCGGGCAGCCTGCTGTTCGCCGTCGCCGCCGGTCTCCCGTTCGGGGCCTACGCCGTCGTCCTGACGGTGGCGGCGGCGCTCCTCGCGACGCTGGCGGCGCGGGGTGATCGCGGGCGGCCGCAGCGAACACCGTCGTCGCTGCGGGCCGAGATCGGGGCCGGGCTGCGCTGGCTGGCCGCGCACCGGCTGCTGCGGACGCTGACGCTGCTCGCGGCCGTGAACACCTTCTGCTTCCAGCTCGGGAACGCCACCCTGGTGCTACTGGCGACGACGGAGCTGGGCGTGTCGGCGCGCGGGTTCGGCCTGCTGCTGGCGACGGCGGCGGCCGGGTCGCTGGCCGGCGGGCTGGGCGGGCCGTGGCTGCTGCGCAGGCTCGGCGACCGGGCGGTGCTGCTCGCGGCGCTCGTGCTGAACGCCGTCGCCGTCGGCGCCATGGGGCTGGCCCCGGACGCCGCCGTGCTCGGCGTGCTGCTCGCGACGACAGGGCTGGGCGTGACGCTGTGGAACCTGGTGAGCATCGGGCTGCGGCAGCGGCTGGTGCCCGCGGACCTGCTGGGCCGGGTCATGGGCGTGCACCGGCTGGTCAGCTGGGGGCTGATCCCCGCGGGCGCGCTGCTCAGCGGCGTCGTCGCGCACGCGTGGGGCCTGCGGGCGCCGTACCCGCTGGCCGGCGCCGTCCGCGCGGTGGCGCTGCTGGTCGCCCTGCCCACGCTGGTCGCCGCCTTCCGCGACCCGCGCGGCTGA
- a CDS encoding dihydrofolate reductase family protein — translation MPELLVDFITSLDGHASGEGWPGFWGLEGPEYLAWLGEQPEATYLMGANTYRLMSGFAAGEVPSGQDEFRPEEEASVDELTQASKVVFSSSLEEPLTWANATLIRDDAVEAVRAMKSSGSGLLSTIGSLSLCRSLLRAGLVDRFRVVMFPVITGATGAERIYDGYPDVALEMIGHHTFDGRIQLVEYRPSVLEHPPLGAPA, via the coding sequence ATGCCGGAGCTTCTCGTCGACTTCATCACCTCCCTCGACGGCCACGCATCGGGCGAGGGATGGCCCGGATTCTGGGGCCTCGAGGGCCCCGAGTACCTCGCCTGGCTCGGCGAGCAGCCCGAGGCCACCTACCTGATGGGAGCGAACACCTACCGCCTGATGTCGGGCTTCGCCGCCGGCGAGGTCCCGAGTGGCCAGGACGAGTTCAGGCCCGAGGAAGAGGCGTCCGTCGACGAGCTCACGCAGGCGTCCAAGGTGGTGTTCTCCTCCTCACTCGAGGAACCACTGACGTGGGCCAACGCCACGCTGATCCGCGACGACGCCGTCGAGGCGGTCCGCGCCATGAAGTCGAGCGGCTCGGGACTCCTCAGCACGATCGGCAGCCTCAGCCTGTGCCGGTCCCTGCTGCGAGCCGGACTCGTCGACCGCTTCCGGGTGGTGATGTTCCCGGTGATCACTGGGGCCACGGGCGCGGAACGCATCTACGACGGCTATCCGGACGTCGCCCTCGAGATGATCGGGCACCACACTTTCGACGGCCGCATCCAGCTGGTCGAGTACAGGCCCAGCGTGCTCGAGCACCCGCCGCTCGGCGCCCCTGCGTGA
- a CDS encoding winged helix-turn-helix transcriptional regulator, with product MARNRPYTCGLDAAIDVVGGKWKATVLWTLEDQGPLRFGELRRRVPGVTEKMLIQQLRELEADGLVHREIFHQVPPKVEYSLTDYGRTLEVALRPLGDWGHANMARIEATHP from the coding sequence ATGGCGAGGAACCGGCCCTACACCTGCGGACTCGACGCCGCCATCGACGTCGTCGGCGGCAAGTGGAAGGCGACCGTCCTGTGGACGCTCGAGGACCAGGGGCCGCTGCGCTTCGGCGAGCTGCGCCGCCGCGTCCCCGGGGTCACCGAGAAGATGCTCATCCAGCAGCTGCGCGAGCTCGAGGCCGACGGCCTGGTGCACCGCGAGATCTTCCACCAGGTGCCGCCGAAGGTGGAGTACTCGCTCACCGACTACGGCCGCACCCTCGAGGTGGCGCTGCGCCCGCTGGGCGACTGGGGGCACGCCAACATGGCTCGCATCGAGGCGACCCACCCCTGA
- a CDS encoding LLM class flavin-dependent oxidoreductase, which translates to MTTHPRRFGVLVLPDAGAPTLLGRFRRAEELGFDQLFLPDHIGNIFATEPPWLDGWTMTAAAALATERIRIGTLVANPILRPPAVLAKAALTVDQLSGGRLDLGIGAGIMESDHHATGTEPWTVKERVARFPEYVRVLDEVLRRDGGPYEFAGDWYTVRDLPTGPATVQRPRPPILVGGNAPTVLRVAAEQADVWNTNGRPNLGVDDNVALAADWSRQVDEFAERAGRDPATLRKSVLLWATTDALTGSATLEQLVDLYAPAGFTEFVLGWPETDAENETFERLATEVVPKLR; encoded by the coding sequence ATGACGACGCACCCACGACGCTTCGGTGTGCTGGTCCTTCCCGACGCCGGCGCGCCCACGCTCCTCGGCCGCTTCCGCCGCGCCGAGGAGCTCGGCTTCGACCAGCTCTTCCTCCCCGACCACATCGGCAACATCTTCGCCACCGAGCCGCCCTGGCTGGACGGCTGGACCATGACCGCCGCGGCCGCGCTGGCCACCGAGCGGATCCGCATCGGCACCCTGGTCGCCAACCCGATCCTGCGCCCGCCGGCGGTGCTGGCGAAGGCGGCGCTCACCGTCGACCAGCTGTCCGGCGGCCGGCTCGACCTCGGCATCGGCGCGGGAATCATGGAGTCCGACCACCACGCCACCGGCACCGAGCCGTGGACCGTCAAGGAGCGGGTCGCCCGCTTCCCCGAGTACGTGCGGGTCCTCGACGAGGTGCTGCGGCGCGACGGCGGCCCCTACGAGTTCGCGGGCGACTGGTACACCGTCCGAGACCTCCCCACCGGCCCGGCGACCGTCCAGCGGCCGCGCCCGCCGATCCTCGTCGGCGGCAACGCGCCGACGGTGCTGCGGGTCGCAGCCGAGCAGGCCGACGTCTGGAACACCAACGGCCGGCCCAACCTCGGCGTCGACGACAACGTCGCGCTGGCCGCCGACTGGAGCCGCCAGGTCGACGAGTTCGCCGAGCGGGCCGGCCGCGACCCCGCGACGCTGCGCAAGTCGGTCCTGCTGTGGGCGACCACGGACGCGCTCACCGGGTCGGCGACGCTGGAGCAGCTGGTCGACCTGTACGCGCCGGCCGGGTTCACCGAGTTCGTCCTGGGCTGGCCCGAGACCGACGCGGAGAACGAGACGTTCGAGCGGCTGGCGACGGAGGTCGTGCCCAAGCTGCGCTGA
- a CDS encoding RNA polymerase subunit sigma-70, with protein sequence MSEETADEPLVVAARDGDEAAFAELITRHRPELQVHCYRMLGSVHEAEDLVQETFLRAWRRRESYRGPGSYRAWLYGIATHACLDALKARRRRPGGDGPPPDAPHLAPTPAVAVPWLQPYPDDLLEGVVARETVELAFLAAVQYLPPRQRAVLLLRDVLGWPAAQVAEALGTSVASVTSALQQARPALRSRLPERRLDWTAPAEVSAGDRALVRRYVDAIERSDGAALAALLRADARAGHQPGAGGHVGDRPVWYQGRDVLVAAWAPVMPGPGDGPSLRLVPTTANGRPAVATYVRAPGSPRFSAFALAVLTVVDGLIGEVQAFTPDVFPAFGLPPARGADEF encoded by the coding sequence ATGAGCGAGGAGACGGCCGACGAGCCGCTCGTCGTCGCCGCCCGCGACGGCGACGAGGCCGCGTTCGCCGAGCTCATCACCCGGCACCGGCCGGAGCTGCAGGTCCACTGCTACCGCATGCTCGGCTCGGTCCACGAGGCCGAGGACCTGGTGCAGGAGACGTTCCTGCGGGCCTGGCGGCGGCGCGAGAGCTACCGCGGGCCGGGCAGCTACCGCGCCTGGCTCTACGGCATCGCGACGCACGCCTGCCTCGACGCGCTGAAGGCGCGGCGTCGCCGCCCGGGCGGCGACGGGCCGCCGCCGGACGCGCCGCACCTCGCCCCCACGCCCGCCGTCGCCGTCCCCTGGCTGCAGCCGTACCCCGACGACCTGCTCGAGGGCGTCGTCGCCCGCGAGACCGTCGAGCTGGCGTTCCTGGCCGCCGTCCAGTACCTGCCCCCGCGGCAGCGGGCCGTCCTGCTGCTGCGCGACGTGCTCGGCTGGCCGGCGGCGCAGGTCGCCGAGGCGCTGGGGACGAGCGTCGCGTCGGTGACCAGCGCGCTGCAGCAGGCCCGGCCGGCGCTGCGCTCGCGGCTGCCCGAACGACGGCTGGACTGGACGGCGCCCGCCGAGGTGAGCGCCGGCGACCGCGCGCTGGTCCGGCGCTACGTCGACGCGATCGAGCGGTCCGACGGCGCCGCGCTGGCGGCGCTGCTGCGGGCCGACGCGCGGGCCGGTCACCAGCCCGGCGCCGGTGGACATGTGGGCGACCGTCCGGTCTGGTACCAGGGCCGCGACGTCCTGGTGGCGGCGTGGGCGCCGGTCATGCCGGGTCCGGGCGACGGGCCGTCGCTGCGGCTGGTCCCGACGACGGCGAACGGGCGGCCGGCCGTGGCGACCTATGTCCGCGCGCCCGGATCGCCGCGGTTCAGCGCGTTCGCGCTGGCCGTTCTCACCGTCGTCGACGGTTTGATCGGTGAGGTCCAGGCGTTCACGCCGGACGTGTTCCCCGCGTTCGGGCTCCCACCCGCCCGCGGCGCCGATGAGTTCTGA
- a CDS encoding SDR family NAD(P)-dependent oxidoreductase: MLLEHKTAIVYGGGGAVGGAVARAFAREGAVVHLAGRTRTTLDAVADDIRQAGGTAATAVVDALDQDAVDAHAAAVVAETGRLDVSFNGVGDDNGEQGVPLVELTADQYVRPVAEYARTHFVTARAAARHMAAQGSGVILPLSNPMAGSPAALTGPFGQACAAVENLARQLAAELGPRGIRVVCLRPTGMPETATRLGSHTREVWTRAAERLGMTLEEMLPQVAAGSPLGRALTVADVAEVAAFVASDRAAGMTGTVANVTGGAVAD, from the coding sequence ATGCTGCTCGAGCACAAGACCGCGATCGTCTACGGGGGCGGCGGCGCCGTCGGTGGCGCCGTGGCCCGCGCGTTCGCCCGCGAGGGCGCCGTCGTCCACCTCGCCGGCCGCACGAGGACCACTCTCGACGCCGTCGCCGACGACATCCGCCAGGCCGGCGGGACCGCCGCCACCGCCGTCGTCGATGCCCTGGACCAGGACGCCGTCGACGCGCACGCGGCCGCCGTCGTCGCCGAGACCGGACGCCTCGACGTCTCGTTCAACGGCGTGGGCGACGACAACGGCGAGCAGGGCGTCCCGCTGGTCGAGCTGACCGCCGACCAGTACGTCCGCCCGGTCGCCGAGTACGCGCGGACCCACTTCGTCACGGCGCGGGCGGCGGCCCGGCACATGGCGGCGCAGGGGTCCGGCGTGATCCTGCCGCTGTCGAACCCGATGGCCGGCTCGCCAGCGGCCCTGACCGGCCCGTTCGGCCAGGCCTGCGCCGCCGTCGAGAACCTCGCCCGGCAACTGGCCGCCGAGCTGGGCCCGCGCGGGATCCGCGTGGTCTGCCTGCGCCCGACCGGCATGCCCGAGACGGCGACCCGGCTCGGCTCGCACACGCGCGAGGTCTGGACCCGGGCGGCGGAACGCCTGGGGATGACGCTGGAGGAGATGCTGCCGCAGGTCGCGGCCGGCAGCCCGCTCGGCCGAGCGCTCACCGTCGCCGACGTGGCCGAGGTCGCCGCGTTCGTCGCCTCCGACCGCGCCGCGGGCATGACCGGGACGGTGGCGAACGTCACGGGTGGCGCGGTGGCGGACTGA
- a CDS encoding MerR family transcriptional regulator, whose protein sequence is MDELMPIGRFSRLCWLSIKALRVYDEQGLLHPAHVDPGTGYRYYTPDQAATARVIATLRTLDMPLASIREVLAEPDPDRVRDLLDGYRLVLEQRIDRHRHMLNRVETFIRKGAVMAYEITTRDTTPTEVLGTTYPSTLDSLSETSAVAYHRVYTAIAEAGGRPAGPPRMVYLELADDTWTIEACVPVAGVSRAPDGFGLHQVPGGLAAVTHHTGPYDELGLAYREVEAWIEAQGLTSNGAPYDVYLNDPSEVGDPAKLETEIVWPVRRS, encoded by the coding sequence ATGGACGAGCTGATGCCGATCGGCCGGTTCTCGCGGCTGTGCTGGCTGAGCATCAAGGCGCTGCGGGTCTACGACGAGCAGGGCCTGCTGCATCCGGCGCACGTCGACCCCGGCACCGGCTACCGGTACTACACGCCGGACCAGGCGGCGACGGCTCGGGTCATCGCCACCCTGCGCACGCTCGACATGCCGCTGGCATCCATCAGGGAGGTGCTGGCCGAGCCCGACCCGGACCGCGTCCGCGACCTCCTCGACGGCTACCGGCTGGTGCTCGAGCAGCGCATCGACCGTCATCGGCACATGCTCAACCGTGTCGAGACCTTCATCCGGAAGGGAGCCGTCATGGCTTACGAGATCACCACCCGCGACACCACACCCACCGAGGTGCTCGGCACCACGTACCCGTCGACGCTGGACTCGCTCTCCGAGACCAGCGCTGTCGCCTACCACCGCGTCTACACCGCCATCGCCGAGGCCGGCGGGCGCCCGGCCGGGCCGCCCCGCATGGTCTACCTCGAGCTCGCCGACGACACCTGGACCATCGAGGCCTGCGTCCCGGTGGCCGGGGTATCCCGGGCGCCCGACGGGTTCGGCCTGCACCAGGTGCCGGGCGGGCTGGCCGCCGTCACCCACCACACCGGGCCGTACGACGAGCTGGGCCTCGCCTACCGCGAGGTCGAGGCCTGGATCGAGGCCCAGGGGCTGACGTCCAACGGGGCGCCGTACGACGTCTACCTCAACGACCCGTCCGAGGTGGGCGACCCGGCGAAGCTCGAGACCGAGATCGTCTGGCCGGTCAGGCGGTCCTGA
- a CDS encoding carbon-nitrogen hydrolase family protein produces MRAFTAAAVQVRPLAEPLTAQSIKANIEHALDHVERCAEDTGAELIVLPESVTTGFTPAIPADELWDLVTDVPGALAEPFQETARRLGVHLAWGTYERGPERGVVYNSAVLAGPDGEIGGVYRKTHPFCTELASRGGWVTPGDDVCVVDTALGKIGMIICFDGDYPELSRITAVRGAEVILRPSALLRSADLWELTNRARAYDNHVFVVGANATGTDPAGVLYFGNSMIVTPIAEVVARAASHECWVSARLDPDAALESLTPGSSIGQGFDHLADRNLELIRRHTDELTRPAASPFKND; encoded by the coding sequence ATGCGGGCGTTCACCGCGGCCGCGGTCCAGGTGCGGCCGCTGGCCGAGCCGCTGACCGCGCAGAGCATCAAGGCGAACATCGAGCACGCGCTCGACCACGTCGAACGCTGCGCCGAGGACACGGGCGCCGAGCTGATCGTGCTGCCGGAGTCCGTCACCACCGGGTTCACCCCGGCGATACCGGCCGACGAGTTGTGGGACCTGGTCACCGACGTCCCCGGCGCGCTGGCCGAGCCGTTCCAGGAGACCGCGCGCCGCCTCGGTGTGCACCTGGCGTGGGGGACGTACGAGCGCGGCCCCGAGCGCGGCGTCGTCTACAACTCCGCCGTCCTGGCCGGCCCGGACGGCGAGATCGGCGGCGTCTACCGCAAGACGCACCCGTTCTGTACCGAGCTGGCGTCGCGCGGCGGCTGGGTGACGCCGGGCGACGACGTCTGCGTGGTCGACACCGCGCTGGGGAAGATCGGCATGATCATCTGCTTCGACGGCGACTACCCGGAGCTGTCGCGCATCACCGCCGTCCGCGGCGCCGAGGTGATCCTGCGCCCGTCGGCGCTGCTGCGCTCGGCCGACCTCTGGGAGCTGACCAACCGGGCCCGCGCCTACGACAACCACGTCTTCGTGGTCGGCGCCAACGCGACGGGCACGGACCCGGCCGGCGTGCTCTACTTCGGCAACTCGATGATCGTCACGCCGATCGCCGAGGTGGTCGCGCGGGCGGCCAGCCACGAGTGCTGGGTGTCCGCCCGGCTGGACCCGGACGCGGCGCTCGAGTCGCTCACGCCGGGGTCCAGCATCGGCCAGGGCTTCGACCACCTGGCCGACCGCAACCTCGAGCTGATCCGGCGGCACACGGACGAGCTGACCCGCCCGGCCGCCAGCCCGTTCAAGAACGACTGA
- a CDS encoding type II toxin-antitoxin system VapC family toxin, whose translation MTTRTRLLLDTHVVLWWLMDDAELSDELKEAIDEELEVFVSSATAWEVSIKQGLGKLSAPVDLAEEILRSDLQQLPIGFEHAIEAGRLPLHHRDPFDRMLVAQARVEGLTLVTRDTAINDYDVRVVKA comes from the coding sequence GTGACGACACGTACCCGGCTCCTGCTCGACACCCATGTCGTCCTGTGGTGGCTGATGGACGACGCCGAGCTGTCGGACGAGCTGAAGGAGGCCATCGACGAGGAGCTCGAGGTCTTCGTCAGCTCGGCCACCGCGTGGGAGGTCTCGATCAAGCAGGGACTGGGCAAGCTGTCCGCGCCGGTCGACCTCGCCGAGGAGATCCTGCGCAGCGACCTGCAGCAGTTGCCGATCGGCTTCGAGCACGCGATCGAGGCCGGGCGGCTGCCCCTCCATCATCGCGACCCGTTCGACCGCATGCTGGTCGCACAGGCACGGGTCGAGGGGCTGACGCTGGTCACGCGCGACACGGCGATCAACGACTACGACGTCCGGGTCGTGAAGGCCTGA
- a CDS encoding type II toxin-antitoxin system Phd/YefM family antitoxin has product MGEPAAAQFNIHEAKTQLSRIIERVERGEQVVISRAGVPVAKVVPFPAKARRRQRGSLAGQVTLAADWDSDDVNGAIADDFGMRP; this is encoded by the coding sequence ATGGGAGAGCCAGCAGCAGCCCAGTTCAACATCCACGAGGCGAAGACCCAGCTGTCGCGGATCATCGAGCGCGTCGAACGCGGCGAGCAGGTCGTCATCAGCAGGGCCGGTGTCCCCGTGGCCAAGGTCGTGCCGTTCCCTGCGAAGGCACGCCGGCGGCAGCGGGGCTCGCTGGCCGGCCAGGTCACGCTGGCCGCCGACTGGGACTCCGACGACGTCAACGGCGCGATCGCCGACGACTTCGGGATGCGGCCGTGA